In Bacillus sp. S3, the sequence TGGGATCGTAACTCGCCGGTTCATTCTACAAAAGGCACGCCATCACCCATAAACGGGCTCTGACTACTTGTAGGCACACGGTTTCAGGAACTATTTCACTCCCCTTCCGGGGTGCTTTTCACCTTTCCCTCACGGTACTGGTTCACTATCGGTCACTAGGGAGTATTTAGCCTTGGGAGATGGTCCTCCCTGCTTCCGACCGGATTTCACGTGTCCGGCCGTACTCAGGATCCACTCAGGAGGGAACGAAGTTTCAACTACAGGGCTTTTACCTTCTACGGCTGACCTTTCCAGGTCGCTTCATTTACCCCGTTCCTTTGTAACTCCATGTTGAGTGTCCTACAACCCCAAGAGGCAAGCCTCTTGGTTTGGGCTATGTCCCGTTTCGCTCGCCGCTACTCAGGGAATCGCGTTTGCTTTCTCTTCCTCCGGGTACTTAGATGTTTCAGTTCCCCGGGTATGCCTTCTATACCCTATGTATTCAGGTAAAGATACTGTTCCATTACGAACAGTGGGTTTCCCCATTCGGAAATCTCCGGATCAAAGCTTACTTACAGCTCCCCGAAGCATATCGGTGTTAGTCCCGTCCTTCATCGGCTCCTAGTGCCAAGGCATTCACCGTGCGCCCTTTCTAACTTAACCTAAAAAGGTTTATAACTCTTATTCAATAAGAGAGAAAAACTAAAATGGCGATTACTCGATGTTTACTTTGCTTCTTCTTACGATTATCTAGTTTTCAAGGAACAAAAAAGTCTTGAGAGAATTGCTCCCTCAAAACTAAACAAACAAGAAACGTCAACCTTATTATCAGTCCGAAAGGACTGCATTATCCTTAGAAAGGAGGTGATCCAGCCGCACCTTCCGATACGGCTACCTTGTTACGACTTCACCCCAATCATCTGTCCCACCTTAGGCGGCTGGCTCCATGAAGGTTACCCCACCGACTTCGGGTGTTACAAACTCTCGTGGTGTGACGGGCGGTGTGTACAAGGCCCGGGAACGTATTCACCGCGGCATGCTGATCCGCGATTACTAGCGATTCCGGCTTCATGCAGGCGAGTTGCAGCCTGCAATCCGAACTGAGAATGGTTTTATGGGATTGGCTAAACCTTGCGGTCTCGCAGCCCTTTGTACCATCCATTGTAGCACGTGTGTAGCCCAGGTCATAAGGGGCATGATGATTTGACGTCATCCCCACCTTCCTCCGGTTTGTCACCGGCAGTCACCTTAGAGTGCCCAACTGAATGCTGGCAACTAAGATCAAGGGTTGCGCTCGTTGCGGGACTTAACCCAACATCTCACGACACGAGCTGACGACAACCATGCACCACCTGTCACTCTGTCCCCCGAAGGGGAACGTCCTATCTCTAGGAGTGTCAGAGGATGTCAAGACCTGGTAAGGTTCTTCGCGTTGCTTCGAATTAAACCACATGCTCCACCGCTTGTGCGGGCCCCCGTCAATTCCTTTGAGTTTCAGCCTTGCGGCCGTACTCCCCAGGCGGAGTGCTTAATGCGTTAGCTGCAGCACTAAGGGGCGGAAACCCCCTAACACTTAGCACTCATCGTTTACGGCGTGGACTACCAGGGTATCTAATCCTGTTTGCTCCCCACGCTTTCGCGCCTCAGCGTCAGTTACAGACCAGAAAGCCGCCTTCGCCACTGGTGTTCCTCCACATCTCTACGCATTTCACCGCTACACGTGGAATTCCGCTTTCCTCTTCTGCACTCAAGTCCCCCAGTTTCCAATGACCCTCCACGGTTGAGCCGTGGGCTTTCACATCAGACTTAAAGGACCGCCTGCGCGCGCTTTACGCCCAATAATTCCGGACAACGCTTGCCACCTACGTATTACCGCGGCTGCTGGCACGTAGTTAGCCGTGGCTTTCTGGTTAGGTACCGTCAAGGTACCGGCAGTTACTCCGATACTTGTTCTTCCCTAACAACAGAGCTTTACGACCCGAAGGCCTTCATCGCTCACGCGGCGTTGCTCCATCAGACTTTCGTCCATTGTGGAAGATTCCCTACTGCTGCCTCCCGTAGGAGTCTGGGCCGTGTCTCAGTCCCAGTGTGGCCGATCACCCTCTCAGGTCGGCTACGCATCGTCGCCTTGGTGAGCCGTTACCTCACCAACTAGCTAATGCGCCGCGGGCCCATCTGTAAGTGTCAGCCGAAACCGACTTTCAGCTTTTCCTCATGAGAGGAAAAGAATTATCCGGTATTAGCTCCGGTTTCCCGAAGTTATCCCAGTCTTACAGGCAGGTTGCCCACGTGTTACTCACCCGTCCGCCGCTAACCAACGGGAGCAAGCTCCCATTGATTCGCTCGACTTGCATGTATTAGGCACGCCGCCAGCGTTCGTCCTGAGCCAGGATCAAACTCTCCAAAAAAGTTGAGTTGATTAGCTCATAAAATAAAACGTTGGCTTAGTTTCTATAGAAGAAACTAATAATTTATTGTTTGTTGACATTTTTGTTTGTTTAGTTTTCAAAGAACAATTATTTGACCAGTGTCAAAAAAATCATTTTTCAACAATTTAGCCATTCTTTCGACTCGCCGCTCAAAAGCGACTTCTTTAATTTATCATATCTCACATCACTGTGTCAACAACTTTTTTAATTTCTTTTTTTCGTTGTTTGACTTTCCCGATGAGGACGAGATTTAATATACCATGATAAAGAAATGATTGCAATATAATTTCTAAAGTTTTTTCAAAATCTATTTTTCAATAGACTCATAAAACGAACTAATAATGTATATGTAATTAGAGACAGCAGTTTATTACAATTTAAATGGGTAAAGCAAAAAAAACATTCAAGACAAGATGGATCAATCGATTTATATTTTGCTCTTTCAATCGATCTATCTTTAAGTGTAGAATCAAAATAAAGTTTTTATTATTTTTGATTATTTAATTTGGAAGTGAATAATATGAGCAATGCGGATGTTGATATATTAATTAAGCTCGGTATTTCTGCTATTTTCGGACTGATCATCGGTCTTGAACGTGAGTTGAAAAGGAAACCTGTAGGTCTTAAGACAAGTCTTGTTATTTCCGTTGTAAGCTGTTTGCTGACGATTGTATCCATTCAATCTGCGTATATGTTTCCAAATTCAGATGAAGTAAAGATTACAATGGATCCGCTCAGACTTGCAGCACAGATTGTCTCGGGAATTGGTTTTTTAGGTGCTGGTGTCATATTAAGAAGAGGAAACGACAGTATTTCAGGTTTAACAACGGCTGCCATGATTTGGGGAGCTGCGGGTATTGGAATTGCAGTAGGTGCAGGTTTTTATTTAGAAGCATTTGCCGGCGTTGCCCTACTTATCATTAGTGTAGAGTTAATTCCTTTTTTAATGAAACTCTTTGGTCCGAAGCAATTGCGAGAAAAGGAAATTACCCTTCAGTTATTTATAAGAGACCAAAAGCAAATCGAAATAGCTATTTCTTTTTTACTAGAAAAAAAATATATTATTCGCAGGCTTCGAATAAAGGATTTAGATAACGGAGATCATCTGGTTCAAATTTTGGTTGCAGTTGATTACCGTGAAAAAACCACTGAGGTATATGCCGCTGTTTCAGAAATAGATGGAGTAAAAAAGGTGGAAATTGAAAGTTTAAGCTAATTGAGAAATATTTATCCCTTTCTTGAAATTTCCTCTTGCAAGAATGATATAATATAGATATAATTCTTCTTGTAACAAAATATTGGGGGCTTAGCTCAGCTGGGAGAGCGCTTGCATGGCATGCAAGAGGTCGTCGGTTCGATCCCGATAGTCTCCATACTCCGAAAACCTTTGCGCTGCAAAGGTTTTTTTGTTTTGTCACCAATTAATTATTAAATTCGTATGAATAATTTTTCCTATTTTTCCAATTTCCTCTTGCGCATTTAATTTCATTATTACTATAATTATAAACGAAAATAAAGTTCAAAAATTTAGAAAAATCTGTATTATGGGAGATGATGCGATAAATAGACTCAAGGTTTCCTCTAATGTTTATCATGTAACGTCCTAGTATTTCTTCATCAATTGTCCCATCAGCATTGTCTTTTCTTTTTAACCCCATGTTTGAGCAAAAGGTTTTTAGATGAGAGGGGGGCTTCCAGTGGAGCCACAAAAAATGAAAGCATATTCTGAAAGCGATTACAGTTCTATTGTCCAATCACCATCATTTCAAACATTGCTCTCCGAAAAGAAGAAATTTATTATTCCAGTCACTATTTTCTTTTTTTGCTTTTATTTCGCACTACCTATATTAACCTCTTATTCAACGGTATTGAATCATAAGTTTATCGGCAGTATTACATGGGCATGGGTTTTTGCATTCTTACAATTTATTATGACTTGGGGATTATGCATGCTTTATTCAAAGAAAGCGGAAAAATTTGATGAATTAGCCAATAAAGTGGTTCAAGAAGGGGTGAATAGCTGATGAACACCCCTGCTTTTATTATGTTTCTTGGAATCGTTTTTGTAACGTTAATTATTACATATTACGCTTCCAAAAAAACAAAAAATGCAAGTGAATTTTATACGGCCGGCGGCGGGCTGACGGGCTGGCAAAACGGACTTGCCATCGCCGGGGATTATATGTCAGCTGCTTCATTCCTAGGAATTGCCGGTGCTGTAGCCTTAACTGGCTTTGATGGTTTTTTCTATAGTATTGGATTCCTTGTTGCCTACCTTGTTGTTCTTTATATAGTGGCGGAACCATTAAGAAATCTTGGAAAATATACATTTGCAGATATGATTGCAGCCCGCTTCAATGCCAAGAAAATCCGCGGGTTTGCAGCGATGAATACTGTAGTTATTTCAATCTTTTATATGATTGCACAGCTTGTAGGTGCGGGAGCACTTATTAAATTATTATTAGGCTTAGACTATACTACATCGGTTTTAATCGTTGGTGTCTTGATGACGGTTTATGTTATTTTTGGCGGGATGCATGCGACGAGCTGGGTGCAAATCATTAAAGCTGTTCTGTTAATGGGCGGTACTTTCTTAATCTCGATCATTGTATTTGCTAAGTTTAATTGGAGCATCACTGATATGTTTGCCCAAATGAAAACGGCCACGCCTTTGAAAGAAGCTTTCTTAAATCCGGGGGTCAAATACAAAATTGGTCTTGATACGATTTCATTAAATATGGGACTCGTACTAGGGACCGCCGGATTGCCGCATATCCTCGTCCGCTTCTTTACTGTTAAAGATGCGAAAACGGCTCGTGCCTCCGTTGTTTATGCAACTTGGATTATTGGACTCTTTTATGTTATGACAATTTTCCTCGGTTTTGGGGCTGCAGCCTTTGTCGGTAATTCTGAAATCGTCGCAGCTAATCCAGCTGGAAATATGGCAGCACCACTGTTAGCAAAAGCGCTTGGCGGGAATATGCTATTTGCATTTGTTTCAGCAGTTGCCTTTGCAACAATTCTAGCAGTTGTTGCAGGACTTGTTTTAACAGCAGCTTCTGCCTTTGCCCATGATTTCTATAACGAAATCCTTCGCAAAGGAAAAGCAACGGAGAAGCAGCAAGTTAGTATGGCTCGCTGGGCCGCTATTGCAGTTTCTGTCATTTCTATTATTCTTGCATTAGGGGCGCAAACACTTAATGTTGCCTTCCTGGTTTCTCTTGCATTTGCCGTAGCTGCCAGTGCGAACCTGCCCGTCATTATTTACACCATCTACTGGAAGCGATTCAATACAACAGGTGCGGTATGGGCAATGGTCGTTGGATTGATCACTGCAATCGGCCTTGTGCTTATTAGCCCGAACGTGTTCAGTCCTGAAGCAGGGAAAGCCATTTTTGTCGGCAATCCTATCTTCCCATATACTACACCGGGAATCGTCTCGATCCCGCTTGGATTCCTTGCCGGTTACTTAGGAACCATCTTCTCCAGCCAAAAGGCTGATGTGAAGAAGTTCGAGGAAGTATTGGTGAAATCAAATACTGGAATTGGTATTAATAATTAGCTAGACAAAAAATGGGACTGAAGTCAATTTCAGTCCCATTTTTTAGCCTTATTTTTTTCTGCTTGAACTTGTTTTAGCCGATTTGCCGCCAGACTTAAAGGTGGAGTTCTTTGGCCCGGTTCGTTTACCTTGTTTAGGTTTGAAGTTCCCTTTTTGCTCACCTTTAAAATCTGCATTATTTCGGTTTCGAGATCCTCTACCCTTCTTTCCACTTCCGGTGCCGCGTTTTTCATTTTGACCATATGGTCGGGCTTTCTTTTCATCCCTCGAATGTTCAATTTCCTGACCGCTGTTTCCCAGGTTTTGTTTTGGAATCGTAATCGTCAGTTCTTTTTCAATTAAATCAAGTGTTGGCCGGTCAGCGGACGAGTAAAATGTAATTGCCAAGCCGGTCATTCCTGCCCTGCCTGTTCGGCCAATACGGTGGACATAGCTTTCGGCATCTTGCGGAATATCATAATTGAATACATGTGTGACCCCTTCAACATCAAGTCCCCTTGCTGCCACATCGGTTGCAATTAATAATTGAATCTCTGCATCCCTAAACCGCTTCATCACTTGTTCCCTTTTAGCCTGCGATAAGTCCCCATGTAATTCGTCACATGGAAATCCGTGGGCTTTCAGCGCATCATATAGCTTACTTACTCTCCGTTTTGTCCGGCAAAAAATAACCGCTAAAAACGGCCGATGCGTTTCTATTAATTGAATCAATGTTGCCTGCTTCGCCCTGTCTGTTGTATGGATCGCCAGCTGCTTGACATTTTCAGCAGGACCTTGTGTTTTTTCTATTTGAATGTATTCAGGCGCTTTCATATGTTTTGCCGCCAATTTCCTGATTTCCGGCGGCATTGTTGCAGAGAATAACATGGTTTGCCGGGTTGCAGGTGTCTCCCGAATAATATCCTCCACTTCCCCGAGAAATCCGATATGAAGCATTTGGTCCGCCTCGTCTAATACAAGAAGGGATATTTCTGATAATCGAACCGTTTCTCTCCTAATATGATCTAACAGCCGGCCGGGAGTACCGACAACTATTTGCGGATTCCGCTTTAATTTTTTCAGCTGTTTTTCAACATCCTGACCGCCATATGCAGCTAACACAGAGATACCCTGCATACCGACAATCAATTTTTCAATTTCTTCTGTTATTTGCAAGGCCAATTCTCTTGTAGGAGTGACGATGAGTGCTTGCACATGTGCTGCATCCCTATCGATTTTTTCAAGAATCGGCAGGATAAAGGCAAAGGTTTTCCCTGTCCCCGTTTGTGCCTGTGCAATAATATCGTTACCCTTCATTACAAATGGAATCGATTGTTCTTGAATCGGTGTTGGGATCGCGACACCATAGCCGCGTAATTGCTGTACTAAAGTTTCTGAAATTCCTAATGATAAAAAGTCTGCCAAACCTACCCCTGCTTTCTACTTAACCTATCCACTTATATTGATGGTTTTTCGAAGGAATTGCAAATATATATGTAAAAATCCAATCATTGGTTGTCATTTCTTTTTAAAAACCTTATAATTAATAATACCAACTTAATCAATCGGAATAGTTAAATTAAATAATAGGAGGGATTTTATGAAGGAACAGAGTTTTCTCATCATCCATGGATTAGGAGGGAGCGGCCCGAATCACTGGCAAACGTGGCTTGCACATGAACTAACAGAAAGAAACTACCATGTTAGTTACCCAACCTTCTCGCACTTCGATAGCCCTAATAAGAGTGTTTGGCTGGCCGAATTAGATGCGGCGATACAAACCCTCCCGGCAGGCCATCAGCTTACTGTTATTACTCACAGTCTTGGCTGCTTGCTTTGGCTTCATTACACAGCGATTTATCCGAAAAGAATCGCTGTACAAGTCATTCTTGTTGCACCTCCATCTCCAGCCATTGTTCTTTCTCAAGCAAAATCTTTTTATCCTGTACCGTTACAAGGGAACCGTCTCTCAAGAGCAGCAGAAGATACATTATTTATTCATTCAACCAATGATCCCTATTGCAGTATGAAGGATGCGAAAAGCTATCTAAGCTTGGGCTATCCCTCGATTGTTTTACCGGATTCCGGGCATATTAATACAGATTCCGGGCACGGAAAATGGCCGTGGATATTGGAACAGTGCCTAGTCGATGGAAAAATAACCCAATATGTATAAAAAGAAAAAAGGAGTGGGATTAATAATCCGTCACTCCTTCTTTTTATTTAAACTATTACGGCCGCTTTCACCCAGTGATTTACGACCGGAATGCCGGCGTCCTTCATTGTTCGATAAACAGGGCATCTGAGGTCAACTGCTTTTTGTAATTCATCAATTCTTTCTTGGGACTCGGATGTTTCGACAACCGCATTGACTGTGACTTGCTGAAAGTAAGGTTTAACCGATAAATCTCCCATGAGTCCTGCTAGATCCAAGCTTCCCTCAACATTAAAGGAGATTCCTTGAAGGTCAAATTTCATTTCCTGCGCTATCAATTGAGCCATGACATTTTCACAGGCAATCAACGAGGATAAAAATGCCGAAAGCGGGTCAATCGCCGAGTCCTTCCCACCAAAAGATACCGGTTCATCGATCGCAATCGTATGCTTGCCTGCAGCCGCATCAAGGCGCATTCCAGTTCCTTTACCCTCTACTTTAAAGTTCATCAACTGTCCCATTAATTATTCTCCTTTACTAGAACCATTTCCCGCAGCTTTATCGCTGCCTCCGACATCACCTTTAATTTTTCAAAAGCAATCTCGTCGCTGTTCATTGGCCGTTGTGCAAATGTACCAAAGCCGCAATCCGGATTTAAAAAGATTTTTTCATCCGACAGGTACTTTCTAGCCTCTTGGACTCGTTCAATGATTGCCTCAACGTTTTCGATTGTTTCTGTTCGAGGATTGACGATACCCAATCCCAGCTCTTTCCCGCCAAATTCAGCAATCACATCAAGCTCCCCGGCACGAGGAGTCGCATATTCAAGAATAAGCTGATCGACATTTACATGTGCGAGATAGGGAATTAATGGATCATATGGTCCGCGAAGCAGAACCTGTTCTTGAGTGCTCCAGTTACCGCGGCACACATGTACACCGATCCTTGACCCTCTTCCAAGCATGCCTTCTGTTACCTGATTCATTAAATCAAGTGCAAAGGCAATCTCTTCAGCAGCATCGGCTTTTGCCGTCAATGCACCGCACATAAAGGTCCGGTTGGCATTTTTTTGCGTGAAAACAAGTTCTGTCAACACAGGCTCATCGAATTGAATAAAATCAACTCCGGCGGCAATCAACTCTTCCACTTCTTCACGTAAAACATTAATAATATCAACAGACAAATCCTCTTTTGTCGGGTAAGCATCTTTTGAAAGCCCTTCTACCCACATCGCTCTTGTTAACAGGTAAGGACCCGGGAGCATGACCTTAATGGCTTTGTCTGTATGCTTATTCAAAAATAAATAGTCATCAAGTGCAAGCGGCTTCCTCCGGCTGATTTTTCCAGTGGCTGCCGGATTTGACATTGAAAATGCCGGTACGTCTAATGTTCCAAGGATTTCCTCAAAGCTTGCTTTATCCTCGACATATTCAAGCAGCTCCGAAACCGTCAGCATCCGGACATTGTTTAGATGTTCGGCTACAAACGAGATAAAATTATCGCGTCGCTGCTCACCGTCAGAGATGATATCTATTCCTGCTTCTTCCTGCCATTTCAAGCATTGTAACACGGCTTGATCTGCAATAATTTGAAACTCTTCTTCACTTATTCTTCCGGCCCGTTTATCGCGCATGGCTCTTTTTACTTCGTTCGACCTTGGCCAGCTGCCAATAACAGTGGTCGGAAATTTCGGTACATTCATATCGGTAATAACCCCCTGTTAAAATACAATCGAGAGCCTAATTTCAATCTTAACTGCTTGTTTAAGAGTTTGATAAATGGGTGACCGTGCAAGCGTATTTTTCCATAATTCCTCGAGCACCGTTTCAGATTCAGGTGATGACACATAAAAGGTTCCAGTAAACTGACCAAGTTTAGGGCTGCCCTCATCTTCTAGTTCCATATGATAAAGAACATTTTCCAGTCCACCCTTTAAGCTCAGCTCTACATGATCAATCTCGAGGTTACGCTTGGAGGCTTGTGCTTTGTAGCCCACCGTCAAACAAGAGGCAAGCGATCCAATCAAATAGTCGATTGCACTTGGTGCATTCACCTTCGGACTGAAATCGGCCGGCTGTCCCACTGTAAAGGTATGGTTTCTGGAGTGCACCTTTGCGGAGAGATCGTTTTCTCCCTGAACCCGAACACTCCATTGATAGCCTTTCGCTGCCTCCAAATCCTGCTCTAATTCCGTTTGTTCGGCACCTTTTCGAATAAAATATCTGATTGTATTGTCACCAGGTTCCGAACCAAGAAATCCATGGTCCACCATTCGGCACCATGCCGGCAGGTCCTCAGCTACTGTTCTTTCTCTGCTTCGGACTTCAAGAATCTGCCCATTTTCCAAGGGATCCATTGCCTTTTTTATAATCAGCAATAAACCGGACCCGCAATCTAAATCTCCGCCGTCACAGACTGCATGTGGTGAATACATCTTGTTCACCACATTCTAATACGTAATGGAAGCTGCACCTTGGCTGAGGAACTCAACTAATTTCGCTCCGCCCACAATGGTTGCACCTTCAATTAATTGTTCTTCTTCCAAGCCGCGCTTTTTAAAACATGGACTGCACACCCAAAGGGTTCCGCCCGCTTCTGTAAACTGATCCATTAACTGTTTTAATGGGGCAAAGCCTTCTTCATGAATTTCTTCAGCATATCCTTTTGACGCAAGGTAAGCGCCTTCAACATTCAGAAATACCACTGTTTCCTGTCCAGATGCCACTGCCGCATTGGCAACCACGAATCCAACTGTTGCCTTATCAGGATCATTCTTTGCATTTGTTAAACTTACTAAAAATTTTCCAGCCATTTTTCATTCCTCCATTATGCTCATTTTGCCGATAAGAAAGTATAACTTTCCTATCATGCATAAGTGCAACTACGCCTCTGTCTTCGCCTAACGGCTCGCCAATCAGCGAGTTTTCTTTATATGTAAAAGGCTGTTATTAACCTTTTTCAATAAAATAGTGGCTTGTCTTGCCAACGTCTCTGCGTTCAAGAAGGGTATGCGTTTGCATTCTGCACCATGCCGGCAGGTCCTCTCTTGCACCAGGGTCATAGGAAATCACTTCAATGATTTGACCGCTTTCCATCTTTTTCATTGTTAGAAATAGATTCATAATCAATTCTCCGCAGCCGGTCGGGCCTGCATCATATAGTAAATCTGGTTCATAGGTCATACATTCCTCCCCCTTCGGCACATAGTCACAAACAATTCAAATAGATACGTCTACTTCATTATAGAAAAGTGGTAAGCTAATAGAAATTCAAGTTATCTATTTTGCCAATCACTACTAATCGATTATATGAATATACAAGGGGAAGATTCCGATGGATTTGCATCAATTATATGTTTTTACAAAGGTCGTTGAGCATAAGAGCTTTTCTAAGGCAGCCGAGGATATATTTTTAAGTCAATCAACAGTCAGTTCCCATATTCAAGGATTGGAGAAAATGCTTGGAGTCAAGCTCTTTGATCGAGTCGGCAGGGAAAGCATTCTTACCCCGCATGGAGAACGATTATACGGCTGGGCACTGAAGCTTTTACTTTTAAAAGACCAGGCATTGCTCGATTTAAAGCAAGGGATGGCGGAGCTCAAGGGAATGATTCGAATTGCGGCAAGTTCTGTTCCGAGCCAGTTTATGATTCCAAAAATGGTCAAACGATTTAGGGAACATTATCCAGAGGTTATGTTTCATATTAACCAGTCTTCTTCAAAAAATGTTGCCGAAAAGGTGTTGAATGGTTCTGTTGATGTTGGGATATTGGGTCAGAAATTTGAAGATGATAAACTGCACTATATTCCT encodes:
- a CDS encoding MgtC/SapB family protein, encoding MSNADVDILIKLGISAIFGLIIGLERELKRKPVGLKTSLVISVVSCLLTIVSIQSAYMFPNSDEVKITMDPLRLAAQIVSGIGFLGAGVILRRGNDSISGLTTAAMIWGAAGIGIAVGAGFYLEAFAGVALLIISVELIPFLMKLFGPKQLREKEITLQLFIRDQKQIEIAISFLLEKKYIIRRLRIKDLDNGDHLVQILVAVDYREKTTEVYAAVSEIDGVKKVEIESLS
- a CDS encoding DUF485 domain-containing protein → MKAYSESDYSSIVQSPSFQTLLSEKKKFIIPVTIFFFCFYFALPILTSYSTVLNHKFIGSITWAWVFAFLQFIMTWGLCMLYSKKAEKFDELANKVVQEGVNS
- a CDS encoding cation acetate symporter, which produces MNTPAFIMFLGIVFVTLIITYYASKKTKNASEFYTAGGGLTGWQNGLAIAGDYMSAASFLGIAGAVALTGFDGFFYSIGFLVAYLVVLYIVAEPLRNLGKYTFADMIAARFNAKKIRGFAAMNTVVISIFYMIAQLVGAGALIKLLLGLDYTTSVLIVGVLMTVYVIFGGMHATSWVQIIKAVLLMGGTFLISIIVFAKFNWSITDMFAQMKTATPLKEAFLNPGVKYKIGLDTISLNMGLVLGTAGLPHILVRFFTVKDAKTARASVVYATWIIGLFYVMTIFLGFGAAAFVGNSEIVAANPAGNMAAPLLAKALGGNMLFAFVSAVAFATILAVVAGLVLTAASAFAHDFYNEILRKGKATEKQQVSMARWAAIAVSVISIILALGAQTLNVAFLVSLAFAVAASANLPVIIYTIYWKRFNTTGAVWAMVVGLITAIGLVLISPNVFSPEAGKAIFVGNPIFPYTTPGIVSIPLGFLAGYLGTIFSSQKADVKKFEEVLVKSNTGIGINN
- a CDS encoding DEAD/DEAH box helicase, coding for MADFLSLGISETLVQQLRGYGVAIPTPIQEQSIPFVMKGNDIIAQAQTGTGKTFAFILPILEKIDRDAAHVQALIVTPTRELALQITEEIEKLIVGMQGISVLAAYGGQDVEKQLKKLKRNPQIVVGTPGRLLDHIRRETVRLSEISLLVLDEADQMLHIGFLGEVEDIIRETPATRQTMLFSATMPPEIRKLAAKHMKAPEYIQIEKTQGPAENVKQLAIHTTDRAKQATLIQLIETHRPFLAVIFCRTKRRVSKLYDALKAHGFPCDELHGDLSQAKREQVMKRFRDAEIQLLIATDVAARGLDVEGVTHVFNYDIPQDAESYVHRIGRTGRAGMTGLAITFYSSADRPTLDLIEKELTITIPKQNLGNSGQEIEHSRDEKKARPYGQNEKRGTGSGKKGRGSRNRNNADFKGEQKGNFKPKQGKRTGPKNSTFKSGGKSAKTSSSRKK
- a CDS encoding RBBP9/YdeN family alpha/beta hydrolase, producing the protein MKEQSFLIIHGLGGSGPNHWQTWLAHELTERNYHVSYPTFSHFDSPNKSVWLAELDAAIQTLPAGHQLTVITHSLGCLLWLHYTAIYPKRIAVQVILVAPPSPAIVLSQAKSFYPVPLQGNRLSRAAEDTLFIHSTNDPYCSMKDAKSYLSLGYPSIVLPDSGHINTDSGHGKWPWILEQCLVDGKITQYV
- a CDS encoding OsmC family protein; its protein translation is MGQLMNFKVEGKGTGMRLDAAAGKHTIAIDEPVSFGGKDSAIDPLSAFLSSLIACENVMAQLIAQEMKFDLQGISFNVEGSLDLAGLMGDLSVKPYFQQVTVNAVVETSESQERIDELQKAVDLRCPVYRTMKDAGIPVVNHWVKAAVIV
- a CDS encoding cobalamin-independent methionine synthase II family protein, with translation MNVPKFPTTVIGSWPRSNEVKRAMRDKRAGRISEEEFQIIADQAVLQCLKWQEEAGIDIISDGEQRRDNFISFVAEHLNNVRMLTVSELLEYVEDKASFEEILGTLDVPAFSMSNPAATGKISRRKPLALDDYLFLNKHTDKAIKVMLPGPYLLTRAMWVEGLSKDAYPTKEDLSVDIINVLREEVEELIAAGVDFIQFDEPVLTELVFTQKNANRTFMCGALTAKADAAEEIAFALDLMNQVTEGMLGRGSRIGVHVCRGNWSTQEQVLLRGPYDPLIPYLAHVNVDQLILEYATPRAGELDVIAEFGGKELGLGIVNPRTETIENVEAIIERVQEARKYLSDEKIFLNPDCGFGTFAQRPMNSDEIAFEKLKVMSEAAIKLREMVLVKENN
- a CDS encoding sulfurtransferase TusA family protein encodes the protein MYSPHAVCDGGDLDCGSGLLLIIKKAMDPLENGQILEVRSRERTVAEDLPAWCRMVDHGFLGSEPGDNTIRYFIRKGAEQTELEQDLEAAKGYQWSVRVQGENDLSAKVHSRNHTFTVGQPADFSPKVNAPSAIDYLIGSLASCLTVGYKAQASKRNLEIDHVELSLKGGLENVLYHMELEDEGSPKLGQFTGTFYVSSPESETVLEELWKNTLARSPIYQTLKQAVKIEIRLSIVF
- a CDS encoding DsrE family protein; its protein translation is MAGKFLVSLTNAKNDPDKATVGFVVANAAVASGQETVVFLNVEGAYLASKGYAEEIHEEGFAPLKQLMDQFTEAGGTLWVCSPCFKKRGLEEEQLIEGATIVGGAKLVEFLSQGAASITY
- a CDS encoding sulfurtransferase TusA family protein, translated to MTYEPDLLYDAGPTGCGELIMNLFLTMKKMESGQIIEVISYDPGAREDLPAWCRMQTHTLLERRDVGKTSHYFIEKG
- a CDS encoding selenium metabolism-associated LysR family transcriptional regulator; amino-acid sequence: MDLHQLYVFTKVVEHKSFSKAAEDIFLSQSTVSSHIQGLEKMLGVKLFDRVGRESILTPHGERLYGWALKLLLLKDQALLDLKQGMAELKGMIRIAASSVPSQFMIPKMVKRFREHYPEVMFHINQSSSKNVAEKVLNGSVDVGILGQKFEDDKLHYIPLLKEKLVLVTPNQMEITEPVHIRDILHYPFVMRNSDSGTNALLESFLKKNHIAKDQLKIISYIEDGQSLLQFVIQDVGISIISEVSAREYSKNNLLKMYEINGFDDERYFYLVYNINKTQSIVSKLFIERAGDLV